In the Brassica napus cultivar Da-Ae chromosome A7, Da-Ae, whole genome shotgun sequence genome, one interval contains:
- the LOC106355002 gene encoding uncharacterized protein LOC106355002 — MWTDSWIPDHPPRPPRAHGDFQAKEKVNEYFGTIRAQWNEQKLLEVIIDEDVDKILAIKISSTTRQDLLGWHYNEDDIYTVKSGYWLGIHLPTNAPPIPTHGPAKLKHKIWKTKAPARLKDFLWRFLSKSLATGNNLKRWHIVQNDQCRRCFSAAETADHIFFEGPYAKKIWRTSGVSKLTINNPNYTFEKILKHVCNVLYQLSYNICRIYLFGCYGDYGREKTL, encoded by the coding sequence ATGTGGACAGATTCATGGATTCCTGATCACCCACCAAGGCCACCACGAGCTCATGGAGACTTTCAAGCAAAAGAAAAGGTGAATGAGTACTTTGGTACCATCAGAGCTCAATGGAATGAGCAGAAATTGCTTGAAGTTATCATTGATGAAGATGTAGACAAAATTCTCGCTATTAAGATAAGTTCTACGACACGTCAAGACTTATTGGGTTGGCATTACAATGAAGATGACATCTACACTGTGAAATCGGGTTACTGGTTAGGAATTCATTTACCAACAAATGCTCCACCAATACCGACTCATGGACCTGCAAAGTTGAAACACAAGATATGGAAGACAAAAGCTCCTGCTAGGCTAAAAGATTTCTTGTGGAGATTTCTATCTAAGAGTCTTGCGACTGGTAATAACCTGAAGAGATGGCATATCGTTCAAAATGATCAGTGCAGAAGATGTTTTTCTGCGGCAGAAACAGCGGATCATATTTTCTTTGAAGGCCCCTATGCTAAGAAGATATGGCGAACATCCGGAGTTTCTAAACTCACCATTAACAACCCGAATTACACGTTTGAGAAAATATTGAAGCATGTCTGCAATGTTCTCTATCAACTCAGTTACAACATCTGCAGGATATACCTTTTTGGTTGCTATGGAGATTATGGAAGAGAAAAAACACTTTAA
- the LOC106405951 gene encoding methylthioribose-1-phosphate isomerase — translation MSGEGDTTLKSICYKPGSLQLLDQRKLPLETTYLEIRDAADGWSAIQEMVVRGAPAIAIAAALSLAVEVSNFSGFDGSSAEAVTFLENKLDYLVSSRPTAVNLADAALKLKQVIANALASSAAEPNSIFKAYIEAAENMLEDDVASNKAIGTFGSSLLRQQAKNPDKLSVLTHCNTGSLATAGYGTALGVIRALHTQGVLERAYCTETRPFNQGSRLTAFELVHEKIPATLIADSAAAALMKDGRVDGVIVGADRVASNGDTANKIGTYSLALCAKHHGIPFYVAAPLTSVDLSLSSGKEIVIEERTAKELLNTHGGLGERIAAPGISVWNPAFDVTPAELIAGIITEKGVITKNANDAFDISSFAKKVTGN, via the exons ATGTCCGGCGAAGGAGACACCACCCTCAAGTCTATCTGCTACAAGCCTGGCTCTCTCCAGTTACTCGATCAG AGGAAGCTTCCTTTGGAGACTACTTACTTAGAGATCCGTGATGCTGCAGAtggatg GAGTGCGATACAGGAGATGGTGGTACGTGGTGCTCCTGCGATAGCCATTGCTGCAGCTCTCTCTTTGGCTGTTGAAGTTTCCAACTTTAGTGGCTTCGATGGATCATCGGCAGAAGCTGTTACTTTCCTTGAGAACAAGTTGGATTATTTGGTGTCAAG CCGGCCAACAGCTGTTAATCTTGCAGATGCTGCCTTGAAACTTAAACAAGTTATAGCTAATGCCTTGGCTTCTTCTGCCGCTGAACCGAACTCCATTTTCAAG GCATATATTGAAGCTGCTGAGAATATGCTCGAAGATGATGTCGCGTCAAACAAAGCAATAGGGACCTTTGGTTCAAGCTTACTGAGGCAGCAAGCCAAAAATCCTGACAAGCTTTCTGTTCTGACCCATTGCAACACCGGCAG CCTTGCTACTGCCGGATATGGGACTGCCCTGGGTGTTATCCGTGCACTCCACACTCAAGGAGTCTTAGAAAGAGCATACTGCACAGAAACTCGTCCATTTAATCAA GGATCGAGGCTTACAGCGTTTGAGTTGGTGCATGAAAAGATCCCTGCAACGCTCATTGCAGACTCAGCTGCAGCTGCACTCATGAAAGATGGTCGTGTAGATGGTGTCATTGTGGGAGCAGACCGTGTGGCTTCAAATG GTGATACTGCTAACAAGATTGGGACTTACAGTCTCGCCCTATGCGCAAAACATCACGGGATACCGTTTTATGTTGCTGCACCTCTCACCTCAGTTGATCTTTCTCTTTCGTCCGGGAAAGAAATAGTGATAGAAGAAAGAACAGCAAAGGAGTTGCTGAACACCCATGGAGGGCTTGGTGAGCGCATTGCAGCACCAGGGATCTCGGTTTGGAACCCAGCTTTTGATGTGACTCCAGCTGAGCTGATTGCAGGAATCATAACCGAGAAG GGGGTCATAACAAAGAATGCAAATGATGCATTTGACATAAGCAGCTTTGCCAAGAAGGTGACAGGAAATTGA
- the LOC106357739 gene encoding proteasome subunit alpha type-6-B: MSRGSGGGYDRHITIFSPEGRLFQVEYAFKAVKAAGITSIGVRGKDSVCVVTQKKVPDKLLDQSSVSHLFPVTKYLGLLATGMTADSRSLVTQARNEAAEFRFQYGYEMPADILAKWIADKSQVYTQHAYMRPLGVVAMVLGMDEERGPLLYKCDPAGHFYGHKATSAGMKEQEAINFLEKKMKENPAFTYDETVQTAISALQSVLQEDFKATEIEVGVVRADNPIFRSLETEEIEEHLTAISERD; the protein is encoded by the exons ATGAGCAGAGGAAGCGGCGGAGGATACGATCGCCACATCACAATATTCTCTCCGGAAGGGCGTCTCTTTCAAGTAGAATATGCATTCAAAGCCGTGAAAGCAGCTGGAATCACATCCATCGGTGTTCGAGGAAAAGATTCAGTCTGCGTCGTTACCCAGAAGAAAGTTCCC GACAAGCTTCTAGATCAGTCAAGCGTATCTCACCTCTTCCCTGTCACCAAGTACCTTGGCTTGTTAGCCACTGGCATGACAG CTGATTCAAGGTCTTTGGTCACGCAAGCAAGAAATGAGGCAGCTGAGTTTAGGTTCCAATACGGATACGAGATGCCTGCCGACATCCTTGCTAAATG GATTGCCGACAAGTCACAGGTCTACACTCAACATGCTTACATGAGACCTCTTGGTGTAG TTGCCATGGTGCTGGGTATGGACGAAGAGAGAGGACCCCTGCTTTACAAGTGCGACCCAGCTGGTCACTTTTACGGTCACAAG GCAACTAGTGCAGGTATGAAAGAGCAAGAAGCAATCAATTTCCTGgagaagaaaatgaaagaaaaccCTGCCTTCACTTATGACGAAACGGTGCAG ACTGCCATATCCGCTCTGCAATCTGTTCTTCAAGAAGACTTCAAGGCAACTGAGATTGAG GTTGGAGTTGTGAGAGCTGATAACCCCATCTTCCGTTCCCTTGAAACAGAGGAGATCGAGGAGCATTTAACTGCCATTAGCGAACGCGACTGA